TTCATTCACTTTAGCTTCATAATCATCTACACCTTTGCTTCATAATCATCTACGTTCCTTGTATTCTTCAGAAACTCGGAGAGTATCTGAAGCAAGCCAACTATAAAAATGAAATTGTGATACCAAAAAACGTAAAACAAACAAGGATTCACAATCTTTTTTGTTGGTAATTAACGAATCTCTTACCTATTGACAACAAGATCAAAAAATGCATCCGACATTAACTTTCTTCATGATGTACTTTTACTTGCACAATACCCGACATCTTTCCAAATCTAAGTCGACGCAAGCTTTACTAGATCATTTGGGGGTTATAAGAAAGGCAGAGAACGAGAATCAGTGAGACAGTAGTATGTTGCAAATAATTGATCATATTATTCGACTCTTATACGCCGGCTAACATGTTAGTTTAACCAAATATCGTTCGACATATACATGTCATGGTTAATAATTATACGTATAAAATGTTCAAATGCAATTGTAATGATTTTTTATACAAGTCTAATGAAAGCTTATGTAACTCAATTTTTTAATCAATTCAAAACAGTATATTTaagggagatgattctcacacacacttttttgatcctcacacaccaattgagtattattagaaaagcaaaaggttaaaataggtgtgtgaggatcaaaaagtgtgtgtgagaatcacccCCATATTTAATCTTTTGTTGTAGAAAAGCTATTTTTTGTCCTCAAGTGGCAGGTATATGTCTCAACTCTACCCATTAATTATCTATATCTCGACTTGAATTATTTCAAATTTATTCGCAATACAATACAAAACCTTTTGAGACTAAAATAATGACAAAATGTCAAATGAACACCAAATTTCATTCAAGTTGATCTATTACACTAGTTAGATGGTCTTTAATGGTTTCTCCATTTATTTCGATAAATTCACCACCATTATACTTCATCGCTTTTCGATGGATATTGACTATGTAACAAAATGGGTATCAAATATATGTTACAACTAAATAATTAGCGTTTTAGGAagcgaactttttttttttttttttttttaggtattTCTAGATTTAACGTGTTTTATATGTAGCTTGCTGATAATACTGAAATAGAGATCTGAACCCACAAACTTTAGAAATAGCTTAAACATACGTATCGCTTAAAGAATTAAAGATTGATCTTTAAAActttatgtataaatataaataattagaaAAGGAGTGGGAGGCAAGCAGGCCTTCGTGATGGCAACTTAGGTTGTTAAGTTGACCAAATGAGGATCCTACCAATATCCAATCATATTCAATCTAAACATTAACATTGTTTTTAGAAAAAATAACGTCGATAGTACCTATGGTTTGTTATACTTATCGTCACAGCACCTATGGTTTTTTTTTAGCTTGAATGGTACCTGTAGTTTGTGGCTGTTTCATGTATAGTACCTGAAGCAAACTGCCGTCACTTTTGTGCCGTTAAGGTCTCACATGTGAGATGCATGTGAGGGCACTTTAGTCCTTTACATATTTTGTTCAATATAAAAGGCTTTTTAACCCATCAATAAACGGACGTGTTTCCTGAGTAATACCCAAATcgatataaaccctaatttcgtaattccCCAATTCGTCACTATGGTTGATTGTTTTTGTGGAAGGTCGATCTTAATCCTGGTCGTCGCTATTACAGTTGCCCTACCAAGGTATTCACTTTTTTCTCTTTGGTGCTGTGATGATAAACCCTAATGTGGTTCGTTATAAACCCTAATTTATCgataatttttttttgttgttgttcagTGGTCCAATTGTCCGTTTATTGCATGGTATGATCCTCCAATGTGTTCTCGTTCACTAGTTGTTATACCAGGGTTGTTTGTTGAGGTCCAAGAATACTCTTGAAGATGAGGTCAGGAGGGTAAAAGAGGAGGTCAAAATGCTGAAGAATCGAGAAAAGAAGTtgaagtttttagtttttagttattgtgttgttggtttttttttttcatgtatgTTACTTTAGTTGTTTAGATTAGTAATTTGATGTATTGAAACGTATTTTGGCTCAATGTATTATGGAATGGTAGTTTGAATCCAAGAATAGTTGGAATGGTCCACTGTAACTCTTGTTTTGAATCAGAAATGAATCCATTTGCAGTTTCCTTTATAATATCCATTATTGTGCAATTTCGTACTCAGTTTTGATGTTTGTGTAACATATAGCATTTTTGAACTTTCTACTTTGCTTATTGCATATCTTAAGACTATTGCATTTTTGTGCATTTTCCTTTAAAGCATTTTTGTGCAGTGCCAAACAATAATTGAATGTAAGTGCCAAAAAGTGACTATAAGTGCCAAAATTCAGTGTTAGTGTCAAAAGTGACCTAAATTGACTATAAGTGACCTAAATTTAGTGATCAAAATAATCTGTTAGTATGTTCTTGTAGAATGTTATTGACTATAAGTGACCTAAATTGACCTACATTGACTTTTACTACCTAAATTTACCTAAACTGACTTTAAGTGCAAAAATTGAGCTAAATTGACCTGAATTGACTTTTAGTGCAAAAAAGTGACTTAAATTGACTGTTTAAAATAAACAGGTCAGTAAACCCATCCATTGTGGTATGTTTGACCCAATTCGACATTCTTGACCCAATTTGACATTaatgacctttttttttttttttttttttttttttttttttttttactacaaaGGTATAAATGACATCCATTTAACATAAATGGACAGTTTACCCATTCATGGTGGTTATCTATTTATGTTTGACCCAATTTGAACCCCTTGacctgttatttatttatttattttttaacatAAATGGACAGTTTACCCATTCATGGTGGTATGTTTGACCCAATTTGACATTCTTGACCCAATTTGACATTACTGAcctgtttttttttattattatttttttatttttactttttttgtAATACAAAGGTCTAAATGACATCCATTTAACATAAATGGATAATTTTACATAAATGGACAGTTTACCCATTCATGGTGGTTATCTATTTATGTTTGACCCAATTTGAACCccttgacctttttttttttttttaacataaatGGATAATTTACTCATTCATGGTGGTATGTTTGACCCAATTTGACATTCTTGACCCAATTTGACATTACTGACCTGTTTTTTtcctttttttaattatttttttttatttttacttttttttgtAATACAAAGGTATAAATGacatccatttaacataaaatggACAGTTAACCCTAATAATAGAACCATTAAACATAAATCAACAGAAATGGTCAGTTTGACATCCATTCAACAGAAATGGTCAGTTTGACCTACAATAGTACCATTAAACATAAATCAACAGCATCCATCAAACCCTAACAATAAATAAGTTCAAAAAACTTAAATCAAAAACATCCATAATTTTGCATAACTTGATATTCTAGGTTCAAAAAACATAAGATAAAACACTAATTAAAAACATCAATAATTAAACTTCAGTCTTCTTATTGCCACCAGTTTTACCAGGTTATTTAGCTTGTCTTTTTGGTCCACTGCTATTACCAACACTACCTTCATTTGTACAGCCTCTTTGATTATGACCTAATCGACCACATTTTCCACAACGAGTTGTTTTCCCTTGCCTGGACAACTTACCACCTGAGTTCATGGTTGCAGCTTTATCCATACCCTTTCTCCTGTTCTTTTTTGGTCTTCCAGCAGTTGCCACAATCAAAGGTGGAAGAAATTTACTAGTAACATTTGATTTACACCACAGTTCCATTGAATTCAAAGGACTGATTTTGAAACTGTAAGTGTTCCTCCATGTTTCTAACCAATGAACACGATGAACCCAACTTTCAAGGTGACCTACACGTGTACCAAATGCACCCATGTAGTACAACACCATTCCAACCTTTTGTCTTCATGTTTTCATGTATGTGCCTCAAACAATATCTATGCTCAGCACATGGAAACAACCTTTCAATGGCTGGCATTAGACCCTGTAAAAAATTCAATTTATTTAAATTCAATAAATACATATTAGAgtttaaaaaataaaaaactgaaacaattatttatataaataatacctTTTGTCTATCACTAATGAATGTGAAGTTTGATCTTTCAGTTAGATCCAAATCCTCTCCTAGATTACTTAAGAACCATAACCAAGAATTGTATGTTTCTTTCTCAACAATAGCATAAGCCAAAGGATAAATACCATTGTTTGAGTCAACTCCAACTGCAGTTAATAGTTGACCTGTTGCTGGCTCTTTCATAAATGCCCCATCCAAACCAAGCAAATCCCTATCTAAAGCATTGAACCCTGCTTTCAAAGGTCCTAAACAAATATATACCCTCTTAAAGATCATAGCTGTACCATCTGCTTCACAAGTTTCTGTTGCAACTTTAACAGTAGTACCTGGATGAACTCTTTTCAGTTCAACTAAATAATcccttaaatgattatattgttctGCATAATCTCCTTCAACAATTTTTTTTGCCTTCTGTAATGCTCTGTATGCCTTCATCATGTGTACATTAATTCCATATTGTTTTTCAGCCTGAACCTTTATAGCCTTTGCAGGTAATCTTGGATTTGAGGGTAGTTGTGCAACAACCTGTGTTGCAAGAAAATTATATGTGCAGTGCTTAACATCTCTAGAATAAGAACACAAGTGTTTATCCTTCAATGTTACAACTTGCCAAGTCTCTGAACCACTTTTCTTTGAAATATGAACTACCCACTTGCATTCCACTTTGTTAAGCTCTTTGTTTCTCCAACTTTTCTTTCCTTCGGATGCTGTTTTGTCATCCTCAACTACACTCTTGCCCTTATCATTAGTAGAACCAACAACCTGATTACCTTTTTCAGCCACTATCACAACATCTGATATTAACCCTTTACAAACTGCTCTAACCCTTCTCTCATCATTGTATTTAAACACAATATCCCTTTGGGTTTCAATAGCATGCAACTTGATGCATTCCATAGCTTCTTTTTTTGTCCCAAATTCTTGTCCCAAATACAAATTAGTCTTTGACAAATCACACAACTGGTTTTCTTGGATCTTTAATTCCTTTAACTTCTTCTTTCTGTCACCTTCAATGTCATCTGCATACTCATGATCACTATCAAAATCATCATGATTCAAAGTTTCTATAACAACCATCTGCTGCTCATTATCacttacttcaacaactttagaagaaTTTCCCATGAATTCACTATCTTTGTCGATGCTACAATGGAAGTCATTCATATCAACATCAAAGTCTAGTAGGTGATTATCTTCATGAACATAAAAGTCACTATCATCATCCTCACTTTGTTCATTACTTATTTCATTCTCAACATAATTGTCACTCTTATCCTCCTCAACTATTACCAATCTATTATCCTGATCATGATTGAAATACGTGGACTGTTGTTCTTCATTTACAATAAACACACTAATTTCCTTATTCAATCCAACATGTTGCTTTAAATTGTTAACATCAATCTCACTCTCTAATGGCTCTAATCCAAAATCCAAATTAGAATCAGGAACACAAAAATGGTAAGACATCCTAGAATTGCAATCATAACCAAGATCCAACACCATTTTTCTTATCTCATTAACACTAAAGGTATCACCTACAACCAAGTCAAAATAATTTACCTTTCCATTAACATAATCCCTACGTGGAGGATGAGTAAAATTGCCACCATGATGTAGTTTGATTGTAAACAATCCGGGATATACATCTACATGTACATAAGAAAATGAAAAAATTGATCTTAATGAATGAAACAGTAAAatcagtttcataaaaaaaaaaaaaaaaaaaaaaaaaagaagtttaATAAACCATAATCTTACCATATATGTTGTTGACATCGAATGAGGATAACTGGTCACGCATTTGATACAAATTGGAATCCATCAGGTTGATTATTAGGGTTTGTGTTGGAAGCAGAATATTATGAACCGTAGTTTGATATTTTTGAAGGCTAATATACAGATTATAATGACATCCGCTGATTGGAATGCCTGTAATGTGTAACAAAAAATAGGAATGGACCAAAATGCCCTCATATGCATGGCACATGACAGATTTGATCTGTTAAAAAGGGACGGCAGTTTGCATCAGGTATTATCCATGATACAGCCACATACTTCAGGTACCATTCAAGCAAAAAAAAAAACCATAGGTGCTGTGACGAAAAGTTCAACAAACCACAGGTACCATCGACGTAATTTTTTCTTGTTTTTACCTTCTGTTTTTATGTCAACAGTTTTACCATTTATTTTGTTGGAATATACCCCTTTACAAAATCCAAATTATATGCATCATTAAGACAAAGGTATGTCTAATTACACGATATCGATATCCAACCTTTAAAGGGGTTTATATCTTTTATTGTTAATTGCGTTTTTAATGGAAAACTAGACTTTTTTTATACCGATCATTAAGTTTTAACATTTGGGACGCTTTTATAGAAAAACTTGAATAAATCTTGTTAGAAGGTatcttcaagttcatcaaatgatCAAACTACATTTAGTTCCATATAAACCTGATCAACAATTTTGGATTTTGAAACACGAGGAAACTACGTTTTTATAGCAAAGTAACACACCCAACTCACAACCTCTTGACTAGAGGGATTATCTTGATGTCACCAAGTCAAATAGTCCTTTGGTAACACGACCATATTACTATATTAGAAACAAACATTTTTTGAACCTAAGAATAATTGAAATTAACTGATTATGCTAACATAACGCACACAAAATGCTAACAAGTACATGTTAAATCTTTAAGTTGTCTTAGAAAGTTTGATCATCATATAATAATATAAGTAGACATGTACCAATCATACATTATGTTAATGACATGGTACCCACTCATATAATTCATAAACGTAGTAACATCAGTCAACCACTCCAAAAAACAATTCAAACCTTCATAAGGTTCCAAATACAATAAAACAAACTTAAATCCCCTATTTAAACTCCCTGTATTTCCCTCACATTAAGTCAAACCTTCCCAAATAAACTTTCTTAATTACACAAACCCAAAAATAAAGAAGGAAAAAATGGAGCTGAACTTTCAAAATGATAATGTTTTTTCTCCTCCGTCGTCCTCATTGTCAAGAAAAGCCCTATATACCAAAACAAACGGTCGAAATTCAAATAGAAGCAAATTTGTTGGAGTTAGGCAACGCCCGTCGGGTAAATGGGTGGCAGAAATCAAAAAATCTAGTCAAAAGATAAGGATGTGGCTCGGGACATTTGACACTGCAGAGGAAGCTGCTAGGGCCTATGATGAGGCCGCCTACTTACTCCGCGGAGCCAATGCCCGAACCAATTTTATACATCATGTACCCATCAATTCTGCACTTTCTCTCAAGATAAGAAACTTACTTAACCACAAAAAATGTATTATTAGACAAAATTCCATCACCAAAACCAGCAACAACACCATCAACACTCAAACACGCTCCACGGACGTCCCCAAATGTGCATCAGTGGATTGTACGGTACAAGACAACAATGCAAAGATTGAAACTTTTTCATCTGGGCATCAAGGATTTGAGGTGTTTACTGATGGTTATAAGCCAGATTTGACTAATTGTATTGGAAATGTTCAGATTGGTGTTACAAGTGGTGGTTCTTGTTTTGAGCTACAGTCTGCGCCTTTGCCAATGAATATTGGGGCTGAATTTGATGGTTTTGACTTGGGAACAATTACAAAAAAAGGTGATCATGATGATGCAAGCACAAATGATTTTGAAAGGATGAAAGTAGAAAGACAAATATCTGCATCATTATATGCCATGAATGGAGTGAATGAATATTGGGAGAATATTCTTCATGGTTGTAGTGATAGTACATCTTATTGGGATCTGCCAATGTTGTCACAGATGTTCGGCCCAATTACTTAGAATTCCTTAAAAAAAATTACTTAGAATTGTATACAGTCACTTTATGTTTTTTGTTAATTTTATGTTTTTTGATAATTGAATTATAATTCAAAGGTGTATTATTCACCTGGTTACGGGTCTCGTCGCTCGGGCTCGCCAGACAAGGGTTTTACTCGTTAGTGGGTACTCATGTAGTTGCCGTTAAAGAGATTTTCTCtgcgaaaaaaaaagaaaaaaaaatacttaGAAAGAATTATTGAAATGAGTACAAGTATGTTTTCTAAATATGTATGTTAAATTGGTATTACCCAAAATCTGATTTTTGATCAATGCGGTTATTTGGTTTCTTAAAGTTTCACATTTGTGGCATCTGATATAAACTTAAGTGAAACCCAAACATGAATATTACTCTGTTTTATTATTCTTGTTTTGTCTCAAATTATTGACTGTTTGAGATATTAATATATATGAGAGCTTAGTCTATTAAATGTAGGATAGCAGTAGCataacaaaacaaaaacaaaaaaaggaTTACGTATCAGTTTCAAGTTTTTTAAAGTGGCTGAGTTGTAGCTAGAAGATCAGCTTTTGATGGCCAATCAATTGCGTTTATACTAAGGTGAGGATGCTGAATTCTCTCTCCGTACAACCCCAACAACAAACACAAAACACTCAAAACTCAACTTCCATTTACCCTTCCATTCCTAACAATGTTCACCAAAATCCACTTCCAAACCAAGTTCCACAATCACCATCTTTAACACATTCATATGCCGATGCCGTCATGGGTAACAGTCCAAATTGTCAACGTACCAACGGTGTTCAATCTCCGGGCAAGCAAGCCAATATTGGGGCAAATAACGTGAAGGAATCAGATGGTCAACGACAACGTAAGAAGATCACGACTGTTTTCGTGGGAAATATCTCTAGGGCTACAACTCCCATGGTGATTAGCAATGCTTTTAGGAGATTCGGATGGATTCAAAATATTGCGTGGAGGAACGGGCGTAATTATGCCTTCATAAAGTTTGCTAATTTTGAACAAGCATCGGATGCTATTACTTATATGAATGGGAGGTTTCTCTTGGGGAAAAGGTTAAGAATGGGATTCGCTAAGTTTGATAAAGAGGCAGGCCCGGTTAATAATGCTAGAAGATACAATCATCAACAAGAGCAAGCGGAGAGAAATAACTATATGTTTTCGAATAAACGGAATGATAACCACTAAAGGAAGGAGGTTAACAACCACATTCAACTTCAATTGAATGAGGACAACAGCGATGGCATGGAGAGAACTGTTTTGATCATTGACAAAGAAGAAATATCCAAAGTTAAACTTGCGGAGTGGATCATTGGTCGCAAGGTGGAGATCGATAAGTGTTCTTCCTGGGGAAAATATGGTGTAATGATAAGATGTTGCcagtgttggaaatatgttctcgggttggctacggttcgaccgtggtttgaccgtggtacatatattctgaagatatgcccatgacattaaataataaaagtctatttatcctattcggtcacacacaaagaccaatcgtaaattgtttgatataccttctaatcggaaattaatttattaatcattagttaatggtttaataaattaagtaagttttttctatgtgtatacatatacttacaaatctaaatatgtagagatttgatttgattttgcaaatcatattttatataagatataagatttgatttgatttataaaatatgatttgattttgtaaatcttattttatataaagatttgattttgcaaatctttccatatttttatttattacatttgtactagatgtattaattgtatcaattatgtaatatataataccaagCCTTGGTATTGGAAAAGTTATGAaaaagatacaaaaacacacatacaaaaatgctatttttctttattattttcaagtaaccaaaaatacttggaatctataattgggttcggtttttggtgaaaataacgaagaagaaaatatccgttaagtagaaggtatagattgaagcaaggttggaactttgggtgtctaccgtttagaggaactcttctttgagttttcaaattcgatcttcaaaaggctacaaaggttgtattctaatcttctcttgttcgatttcgttaatttgttttgtttgccaaagttttgtacaatgatccgtggaagagtatgattttgtaaagttttaaaaatgcttccgctcactttgaatttgtatcatactccaacagtggtatccgagccatcttgtacaagttttagcaaacttttctcATGATATTTAAttttgatggatgcgttgtgcatgattcttggagatgatcatgcataacaaacattcaaaacaagtatcatgatttatgttttatgtttcctaaatactaatttgaatcttggattttggcaaaatgtaaaatgggttaaactcatttttttcatttaagaaTTTTTTTTTCCAGCTTGGACAGTCCGTCTTTGATGGACTGTTTCGGAGCATTAAAgtcaatattattgtatgagaccaattgcatttgaaagctaactgaaagaacttaaatttgaaaaaaaaatcatcgaaaacggactagaaatgagtaagatatgaccatctgAAGTTgcatgtatgaatctgccaaaatccgaaaattttaTAAGGTAACTTGAATGTTGACTAAAAGTGATTCAAAGTTTagaaaaataaagtacataaattatattcatgttttacatgaaatgagaaaattaaaattg
The window above is part of the Rutidosis leptorrhynchoides isolate AG116_Rl617_1_P2 chromosome 1, CSIRO_AGI_Rlap_v1, whole genome shotgun sequence genome. Proteins encoded here:
- the LOC139868137 gene encoding ethylene-responsive transcription factor ERN1-like, encoding MELNFQNDNVFSPPSSSLSRKALYTKTNGRNSNRSKFVGVRQRPSGKWVAEIKKSSQKIRMWLGTFDTAEEAARAYDEAAYLLRGANARTNFIHHVPINSALSLKIRNLLNHKKCIIRQNSITKTSNNTINTQTRSTDVPKCASVDCTVQDNNAKIETFSSGHQGFEVFTDGYKPDLTNCIGNVQIGVTSGGSCFELQSAPLPMNIGAEFDGFDLGTITKKGDHDDASTNDFERMKVERQISASLYAMNGVNEYWENILHGCSDSTSYWDLPMLSQMFGPIT